GCCCCGGTACACCCGCACCGTCTGGTCCGCCGCGGCCAGCACTTCTTTAGGGATCCGGTGCCGGGGCTCGGGCAGGTAGACGGGCAGGCCGGAAAAATCGTACAGCGCGATCTCCACGCCGCCGGTGCCCGGCACGGTGCCGGACTCGCCCGAGGCGTAGAGGGCCGCGATCCGGCGGGCGTCCTCCACGAGGAGGGTCTCGACGCGTTGCTCGAGGCCCTGCCCCAACCCCCAGTACACCGCGGTGAGCCCCAAGGCGAGCAGCAACGCCCAGAGGAACCCAAAAAGCAGCGTGAGACGGGCGGTGAAGGTCATTCGCTAGGCTTGCGCAGCGCGTACCCCACGCCGCGCACGGTGCGCAGGTACCCGTACGCTCCGGCCTCGCGGAGTTTGGCGCGCAGGTTGGCCACGTGCACGTCCACCACGTTCGAGCTGTGCTCGAGGGGCTTGCCCCACAGGTGGCGCTCGATCTCCTCGCGGCTGAACACCTTGCCCGGCCGGCTCGCGAGGAGCGCCAATAGGTCGAACTCCTTGGGGGAGAGCCGCACCTCGCGCTCTTCAAAGTGCACCTGCCGCTTGCCCAGGTGCACGAGCAGGGCGTCCACCTGCCGCACCTCCCCGCCCTCCTTGTGCCGCAACTGCACCTGTATGCGGGCGATGAGCTCGGCGGGGTGGAAGGGTTTGGTGACGTAATCATCAGCGCCCCCCGAGAGAAGCTCCACCTTGCGTTCGACGGCGTCGGCCGCGGTCAACACGATGATCGGGATCTCACCGGCCTGCTTGGCGCGGCGGGCGATCTCCCCGCCCTCGAGGTCCGGCAGGCCGAGGTCGAGGATCACCAGGTCCGGGGACCGTTCGCGCAGGGCCACCAGGCCCTGCATGCCGTTGGGGGCCCAGATCATCTCGAACCCGGCCTCGCAGAGCTCGAGCTCGAGCAAGCGGGCGATCTCAGGGTCGTCCTCGATCACGAGGATGCGTTTCGGGCTCATCGCGTTCCTCCGGTAGCTCCAGGCCGTAGATCTTCCGCAGCACCTCCCTAAAGCTTACCTGGTTCCGCTCGACGAAGATCCACAGGTCGTCCGCGGTCGTGACGCCTTCGTACACCTGCACGCGCCGCCCGACCCGGATGATCAACCGTACCGGGTGCCCCTCCGGGAGGGGCAAGGGGCGGGCGCGGAGGACGAGGCGGGGGCCGCGCACCTCCCACACCCGGTATATGGTGCGCAGGTTGGGGGAAACCACCCGGATCTCCGTACCCTGCGGCAGTTCGGGCAGGCCGGGAAGCGGTACCAGGATGAGGATCAGGCTGAGCCAAAACGCCGGCATCTTGAGGCCTAGTATGACGCACGGACACCGTGCCCGTGTGTGCGTTGCCTAAAGACGATTTTAATCCCTCGAAGCGAGGGCGCTGGGGAGGCCGGCTTGTTTTGAAGGGGCTAGGGTGCCAGACTGGAGGTGTGCCGGTGCGCGTGAAGATCTGCGGCATCACCCGTCTGGAGGATGCCCTGGAGGCCGAGCGGCTTGGGGCTTGGGCGGTAGGGTTTGTTTTTGCGCCGTCCAAGCGACGCGTCACGCCGGAGCAGGCGGCGGCCATCAGCCGGGAGTTAGGCCCGTTTGTTCGCCGGGTCGGGGTGTTCGTGGACACGCCGCCCGAGGAGGTGCTCGAGGTGGTGCGCGCGGCGCGTTTGGACGCGGTGCAGCTTCACGGTGACGAGCCGCCCGAGTGGAGCGAGGCCTTGCGCGCGCGCCTCCCGGTGATCAAGGCCGTGCGCCTCGAGGGGCCCCCCGACCCCGCCGTCCTGGAGTATCCCGCGGACGCCCTGCTGGTGGACGGTCCCCGCCCGGGGAGCGGCGAGGCGTACGACTGGGCGTGGCTCGAGCCCCTCGCGCGGCATCCGCGCTTGATCGTGGCGGGGGGGTTGCACCCGGAGACCCTGCCGCGGTTGTTGCGGCGGTTTCGGCCGTATGGCGTGGACGTCTCGAGCGGGGTAGAGGTCCGGCCGGGAGTGAAGGACTGGGGGCGGATGGCGGCTTTTTTGCGGGCCGTCCGGGCCTGTGGATAACCTGTGGATAACCCTGTGGAAAAACGAGGTATTTCCCTTTCTTATCGTGATTAGGAGGGTGCGGGGGCTTGTGGATAATATGCATTGGCGCAAAAGAGGGGGAAGCGCCTTGTAGAGCTGACGTTCCACGCTTCCAAAAATGCGGCGGGTGTATCTTGTGGCCGAGGTCACGTTTACAGGGGCGGTGCGGTTCCTTGCTGCCCCCTTTTCGCGGTGGGCCCCATCCCTTGCGAACCTAAAACCGCCGGGTAACGAGCAGGGAGGGTAACAAAGTACGCCTTCCTGCTGAGTCTTGACCTCGGCGTGCCCGGAGTACGAACCCCTCGCCGGACGACACCGTCCAGCCGCTGGTTCCGAAGCAGGAGCAACGGCGGTGCTGAGCGCCGCGAGCGCGTGTGCGGCGGCCTGCTTTCGCATTGGGCTCGATGCGTCGGCACTAGGGGCTTGGCGCTACTCATTCGCCCCGCAACTAGGAGCACAACCTGCTGAAGCCGGCGGCTCCCTGGTAAGCCGTGCTGGCCGTCGCGTCCTGCGTGGGCGTTCTGCTTGCGTAGCGAAGCTCGTTAGGGGGCGGGGTGCTTCCGGGCTTGCGGGCGGTCAGGGGGGCTGGGGCTTGACAGGTTTGGGTGTGTTTGTTATGCTCATGCTTGCGCTGCGAGGGGGTTGGTTCCCTGAGCGGCGGGGGATCTTGAAAGGTGGGGTGGTTTGGATAGCGTCCTTGAGGGTCAAGATAGTAAGGGCGCACGGTGGATGCCTCGGCACCCGAGCCGATGAAGGACGTGGCTACCTGCGATAAGCCTGGGGGAGCCGGTAGCGGGCGTTGATCCCGGGATGTCCGAATGGGGGAACCCGGCCCGTGTGAACGCGGGTCATCCACGCGCTGGTGCGTGTGGAGGGGAACGTGGGGAACTGAAACATCTTAGTACCCACAGGAGAGGAAAGAGAAATCGACTCCCTGAGTAGCGGCGAGCGAAAGGGGACGAGCCTAAACCGTCGGGCATGCCCGGCGGGGTTGTGGGGCCCTCGAATGCCGAAGCCCAGGTCTAGCCGAACCCTTCTGGGAAGGGGGGCCGGAGAGGGTGAAAGCCCCGTAGGCGAAAGGCTGGTGGCTAGGCGAGGGTACCCGAGTAGCCTGGGGTTCGTGGAGCCCTGGGTGAATCTGCGCGGTCCACCGCGTAAGGCTAAGTACTCCGGGTGACCGATAGCGAACCAGTACCGTGAGGGAAAGGTGAAAAGAACCCCGGGAGGGGAGTGAAATAGAGCCTGAAACCGTGCGCTTACAAGCAATCACGGCGCGACGCCTGTTGTGGGCTAGCGTTGTGGTGTGCCTATTGAAGCATGAGCCTGCGACTCACGTTTACCGGCGAGGTTAAGCCGTGAGGCGAAGCCGTAGGGAAACCGAGTCCGAAGAGGGCGTGGAGTCGGTAGGCGTGGACCCGAAACCGGGTGAGCTAGCCCTGGCCAGGCTGAAGCGCGGGTGAAACCGCGTGGAGGGCCGAACCGGTGGGGGATGAAAACCCTTCGGATGAGCTGGGGTTAGGAGTGAAAAGCTAACCGAACCCGGAGATAGCTGGTTCTCCCCGAAATGACTTTAGGGTCAGCCTCAGGTTTCAATTCGGGCCTGTAAAGCACTGATAGGGCTAGGGGGCCTACCAGCCTACCAAACCCTGTCAAACTCTGAAGGGTCCGAATGGTGGCCTGGGAGTGAGGGTACGGGCGATAACGTCCGTATCCGAGCGCGGGAACAACCGAGACCGCCGGCTAAGGTCCCGAAGTCTGGGCTAAGTGGGGAAGGATGTGGGGCTGCTGAGACAGCCAGGAGGTTGGCTTAGAAGCAGCCATCCTTTAACGAGTGCGTAATAGCTCACTGGTCGAGTGGCCCTGCGCCGAAAATGATCGGGGCTTAAGCCCAGCGCCGAAGCCGCGGGTCTAGGGCTGTTTAGTCCTAGGCGGTAGGGGAGCGTTCCCTATGCTGATGAAGGCGGACCGCGAGGGCCGCTGGAGGCTTGGGAAGTGCGAATGCAGGCATGAGTAACGATAAGGAGGGTGAGAATCCCTCCCGCCGAAAGCCCAAGGGTTCCTACGCAATGGTCGTCAGCGTAGGGTTAGGCGGGACCTAAGGCGAGGCCGAGAGGCGTAGCCGAAGGGCAGCCGGTTAATATTCCGGCCCCACTCCGCTGGAGCGATGGGGGGACGCTTTAGGCTAGGCGGACCGGAGCCATGGATGAGCCCGGCGGCCTGTCCGGGGGCGGCGTGTAGGCAAATCCGCACGCCATGAGCTCGCGGCTGGTCGGGAAGCCCTTTTGGGTGATAACCCGCTGAAGCCAGGGAGCCGAGAAAAGCCTCTAAGCGATGAAGGCGGAGTGCCCGTACCGGAAACCGACACAGGTGGGCGGGTGTGAGAGCACCGAGGCGCGCGGGAGAACCCTCGCCAAGGAACTCTGCAAGTTGGCCCCGTAACTTCGGGAGAAGGGGTGCTCCGTTAGGGTGATGAGCCCGAGGGAGCCGCAGCGAAGAGGCTCTGGCGACTGTTTACCAAAAACACAGCTCTCTGCGAACCCGTAAGGGGACGTATAGGGAGCGACGCTTGCCCGGTGCCGGAAGGTCAAGGGGAGGGGTTAGCGCCCCGAACCGAAGCCCCGGTGAACGGCGGCCGTAACTATAACGGTCCTAAGGTAGCGAAATTCCTTGTCGGGTAAGTTCCGACCTGCACGAAAAGCGTAACGACCGGAGCGCTGTCTCGGCGAGGGGCCCGGTGAAATTGAACTGGCTGTGAAGATGCGGCCTACCCGTGGCAGGACGAAAAGACCCCGTGGAGCTTTACTGCAGCCTGGCATTGGTCTTTGGGCGCTCTTGTGTAGGATAGGTGGGAGCCTGTGAAGCCAGCCCGCCAGGGTTGGTGGAGGCGCCGGTGAAATACCACCCTGGGGCGTCTGGGGATCTAACCCCATGTTCGTAGTGGGGGACAGTGCTTGGTGGGCAGTTTGACTGGGGCGGTCGCCTCCTAAAGGGTAACGGAGGCGCCCAAAGGTTCCCTCAGGCGGGTCGGAAATCCGCTGGTGAGCGCAAGGGTAGAAGGGAGCCTGACTGTGAGGCCTGCGAGCCGAGCAGGGGCGAAAGCCGGGCCTAGTGAACCGGTGGTTCCGTGTGGAAGGGCCATCGATCAACGGATAAAAGTTACCCCGGGGATAACAGGCTGATCTCCCCCGAGCGTCCACAGCGGCGGGGAGGTTTGGCACCTCGATGTCGGCTCGTCGCATCCTGGGGCTGAAGAAGGTCCCAAGGGTTGGGCTGTTCGCCCATTAAAGCGGCACGCGAGCTGGGTTCAGAACGTCGTGAGACAGTTCGGTCTCTATCCGCCACGGGCGCAGGAGGCTTGAGGGGAGCTGCTCCTAGTACGAGAGGACCGGAGTGGACGCACCTCTGGTTTCCCGGCTGTCCTTCCTGGGGCATACGTCGGGTAGCCATGTGCGGACGGGATAACCGCTGAAAGCATCTAAGCGGGAAGCCCACCCCGAGATGAGGCCTCCCACAGGGTGAACCTGGTAAGGACCCCGCGAGACGAGCGGGTTGATAGGCCGGGGGTGTAAGCAGGGCGACCTGTTGAGCCGACCGGTCCTAATCGTCCGAGGTCTTGACCCTTTTGAATGCAGTGATGGGCCACCCCACCTGATTGGATCCCCGAGGGGATTGACAGGTTTAAGAGGGATAAGAGGAGATTCCCCCCGTGCCCATAGCGGCGTGGTTCCACCCGTTCCCATTCCGAACACGGTCGTGAAACGCGCCTGCGCCGATGGTACTTGGACCGGAGGGTCCTGGGAGAGTAGGGCGGTGCGGGGGGGGTTTTCTTTTTAGGCGTTACCGGCCCCCTGGAAAAATCCAGGGGGCCGTTCGCATGTAAGACGACGCAGTACAGTAAAGGCATGCGGCAGAACCTCACACCAGACGAAGCCCTCGAGCTGCTCCTAACCCACGCTGAACCCATCACGGAGCTGGAGACGGTGCCCCTCGAGGCCGCCCTCGGGCGCGTGCTTGGGGCGGACCTCGCCTCGCAGGTGGACCACCCGGACTGCGACAACACCGCGGTGGACGGGTACGCGGCGCGCGCGGCCGACACCCAAGGCGCGACGCGGGAACGCCCGGTGCGCTTGCGTTTGATCGGGGAGGCGCCCGCCGGCCGGCCTTTTCCGGCGCGGGTGGGGCCGGGGGAAGCGGTCGCAGTGTACACCGGCGCGCCTCTTCCCGAAGGCGCTGACGCGGTGGTGCGCGTGGAGGAGACCGCGCGGGACGGGGATACCGTCTTGCTTTTCGCGCCGGCCTCCCCAAAGGACATCCGGCCGCGCGCGGAGGACCTCGAGCAGGGCCAGGTCTACCTCCGTAAGGGGGAGGTGCTCTCGCCGGGGAAGGTGGGGCTCGCGGCGGCGATGGGGTACCCGCGTCTTCCCGTGGTGCGCCGGCCGCGGGTGGGGCTCCTCGTGACCGGGGACGAGGTCGTGGAGCCGGGGGAGGCCTTGCCGTATGGAGGCGTGTACAACGCGAACCGCTACTCGGTCGGGGCGTTGGTGCGGGAGGCCGGGGGCGAGGTGGTGTATTTAGGCAAGGCGGGGGACGACCGGGAGGCCTTGAAGGCCCGGCTGGCCGCGGCGGGGCCGCTGGACCTTCTCCTCACCTCGGGCGGAGTCTCGATGGGCGCGTACGACCTGGTGCGGCGCCTTTTGGAGGAGGAGGGCCGGGTGCACTTCTGGCGTGTCTCGATCCGCCCGGGAGGGCCGCTGCTGTTTGGTGAGTGGCGGGGGGTGCCGCTGTTGGGGTTGCCGGGGAACCCGGTCTCGAGCATGGTGACCTTCTTTCTTTTTGGACGGCCCTTCCTCTTCCGCTTGTTGGGCCGCGTGGACGCGCCGTACCGGCGGGTGCGGGCCGTGGCGGAGACACCGTTTAAGGATGCAGGGGCCCGCACGGCGTTCTGGCGGGGGGTGCTCGAGTACGCTCCGGAAGCCCCTGGCGGGTTTCGCGTGCGGAGCGTGGGGAACCAGTCCTCTGGGGTGCTGCGCTCGATGAGCGAGGCGAACGCGCTGGTGGTCGTGCCGCCGGGGCGTAGGGTGGGGGTGGGGGAGGTCGTGGAGGCGATCGTGCTCCGGCCGGAATTGTGAAGTTTGACTTTTGGAGCGGCACCCGCCATACTGGAGGGGTTTAGGGACGACCCCACCCCCCTTGCGTTACCGGTTCCGGGCCCGCGAGGCAGGTGGGTCCCGGAAAGGAATGCATGCAGTTTAACGAACTTTCTTTAAAGCCGGAGGTGCAGCAAGCCCTTCGCGAGCGTGGGTTCACCACGCTGACCCCGGTCCAGGCCGCTACCCTACCCCACGCCCTCGAGGGCCGGGACGTGATCGCGCAGGCCCGTA
This region of Marinithermus hydrothermalis DSM 14884 genomic DNA includes:
- a CDS encoding response regulator transcription factor, which translates into the protein MSPKRILVIEDDPEIARLLELELCEAGFEMIWAPNGMQGLVALRERSPDLVILDLGLPDLEGGEIARRAKQAGEIPIIVLTAADAVERKVELLSGGADDYVTKPFHPAELIARIQVQLRHKEGGEVRQVDALLVHLGKRQVHFEEREVRLSPKEFDLLALLASRPGKVFSREEIERHLWGKPLEHSSNVVDVHVANLRAKLREAGAYGYLRTVRGVGYALRKPSE
- a CDS encoding phosphoribosylanthranilate isomerase, producing the protein MRVKICGITRLEDALEAERLGAWAVGFVFAPSKRRVTPEQAAAISRELGPFVRRVGVFVDTPPEEVLEVVRAARLDAVQLHGDEPPEWSEALRARLPVIKAVRLEGPPDPAVLEYPADALLVDGPRPGSGEAYDWAWLEPLARHPRLIVAGGLHPETLPRLLRRFRPYGVDVSSGVEVRPGVKDWGRMAAFLRAVRACG
- the glp gene encoding gephyrin-like molybdotransferase Glp gives rise to the protein MRQNLTPDEALELLLTHAEPITELETVPLEAALGRVLGADLASQVDHPDCDNTAVDGYAARAADTQGATRERPVRLRLIGEAPAGRPFPARVGPGEAVAVYTGAPLPEGADAVVRVEETARDGDTVLLFAPASPKDIRPRAEDLEQGQVYLRKGEVLSPGKVGLAAAMGYPRLPVVRRPRVGLLVTGDEVVEPGEALPYGGVYNANRYSVGALVREAGGEVVYLGKAGDDREALKARLAAAGPLDLLLTSGGVSMGAYDLVRRLLEEEGRVHFWRVSIRPGGPLLFGEWRGVPLLGLPGNPVSSMVTFFLFGRPFLFRLLGRVDAPYRRVRAVAETPFKDAGARTAFWRGVLEYAPEAPGGFRVRSVGNQSSGVLRSMSEANALVVVPPGRRVGVGEVVEAIVLRPEL